GGACATTGTCAGATTACCACCTACTCTTGCTGTTCACTCCGGGCCCAAGATGTTTGGAGCTGGGATTTTGACACTCGCATGAGGAGGTGCATTCATGGATTACAGAATAACAGGAAAGGGTGTGGAGATCTCAGACGCCATCAAGAATTATCTTGAAAAACGTCTCGATAAAGTGGACAGAGTGATCTACGATGACGAGCTGGTTTCATTCAACGTCAGGATAGAAAAAGACGGAAAAAACCAGTATGTTGTGAAATTCAACATGAATTTGAAGGGAAACATCATAAACGTGGAAGAAAGACATCCAGACATTTACACAGCGATAGATTTTGCATCCGATGCTTTGGAAAAACAAGTAAAAAGATTGAAAGAAAAAACGAAGAATCACGATCACAGAAAATCAGTGCCGGTTAAAAAGCCCTTTGAGGAACCTGGAGAATTTTCTCCTTCCGACAGGATCTCTTCGGTGAAAAGAGTTTCTCTGCTCAACATGGATCTTGATGAAGCGGTCATGCAGATGGATGAGCTGAAACACAAATTTCTCGTCTTCAGAAATGTGAACACCGGGGAAATAAACATGCTTTACAGGGACGAAAACGGAGAGATACATCTCCTCGAGATGGCAGAGTAAACTGGAGGTGTCGAAGATATAAGAGAATTCCTTTTGAACATGCAACCAGATAGTTTATCTTACGCAGTTTTAAACGACGGGAAACTAGAAGAGATCTTTCTCGATGAGATAGAAACGATCACAGGAAAGATCTATCTTGGAAGGGTAGAGAAGATCGTACCTGGCCTTGAAGCGGCCTTTGTAAAAATCGGAAAAGGCAGGAACGCCTTTCTGAAGCTGAGCGAGATAAACAAGTCATACAGAGAGACTGTTCTGAAGGGTCAGGAAGTAACAGAAGGAACGAAGGTTCTCGTACAGGTAAAGAAGGACGCCTCCGGGAGAAAAGGTCCGCAGGTGACAGCACAAATAGGGATCGCTGATAGATTTGTGGTACTCTTTCCGTTCAAAAAGGTAATAGGGGTCTCCAAAAAGATCGAAAGCAAATCAGAAAGACGAAGACTGAGATGTCTTGCGGTTGATCTAAGGAAAAAGCACAGCATTGGAGTCATCATGAGGACAGCCGCCGAGGGGGTCGAAGAGGAAGAGATCGTCAAAAACTTTCAGGAAGCTTTGAAAAAGTGGAATGAGGTCCTTCAAAAATTCAAAAGGTCGAGAAAACCCAAGCTCCTCTACGAAGAAGATCCCGTTGAGCAGATAGTGAAAGAAAAAGTCAATTCGAAGATCGACAGGTTGGTTTACAACGAAAGATCGATTCTGAGCACTCTGGAAAAGTACGCTCGAACGCTCCCAAAAAAACCCGAACTGGTGTACACAGAAGGTGATTTGTTTGAAAAGTATTTCATCTACGATAGGTTGAAACAGCTTCTCTCGCGAACGGTATCGCTGAAGAGTGGTGGAAACATCGTAATAGACAGAACGGAAGCCCTCACAGTGATAGACGTAAATTCTGAGAGCTACACAGATGCCGAAAATCAGGAAGAACTCGCTTTGAGAACCAACCTAGAAGCCATCGAGGAGATCGTTCGACAGTTGATTCTCAGGAACATTGGTGGCATCGTTGTGGTAGATTTCATCAAGCAACGGGACCCGAAAAACTACGAGAA
The nucleotide sequence above comes from Thermotoga sp.. Encoded proteins:
- the raiA gene encoding ribosome-associated translation inhibitor RaiA, which codes for MDYRITGKGVEISDAIKNYLEKRLDKVDRVIYDDELVSFNVRIEKDGKNQYVVKFNMNLKGNIINVEERHPDIYTAIDFASDALEKQVKRLKEKTKNHDHRKSVPVKKPFEEPGEFSPSDRISSVKRVSLLNMDLDEAVMQMDELKHKFLVFRNVNTGEINMLYRDENGEIHLLEMAE
- a CDS encoding ribonuclease E/G gives rise to the protein MQPDSLSYAVLNDGKLEEIFLDEIETITGKIYLGRVEKIVPGLEAAFVKIGKGRNAFLKLSEINKSYRETVLKGQEVTEGTKVLVQVKKDASGRKGPQVTAQIGIADRFVVLFPFKKVIGVSKKIESKSERRRLRCLAVDLRKKHSIGVIMRTAAEGVEEEEIVKNFQEALKKWNEVLQKFKRSRKPKLLYEEDPVEQIVKEKVNSKIDRLVYNERSILSTLEKYARTLPKKPELVYTEGDLFEKYFIYDRLKQLLSRTVSLKSGGNIVIDRTEALTVIDVNSESYTDAENQEELALRTNLEAIEEIVRQLILRNIGGIVVVDFIKQRDPKNYEKILERFREVAKKDGTRIEVFGFTNLGLLEMTRRRTTRPLDAFLFTKCPVCGGTGRVISQKVLLKRIREDLKKLREFDEVILKLHPNMSGYFKKEDVKRLQREFKVKISLDYSWNDPNSYELSAKTKKGGK